In Monodelphis domestica isolate mMonDom1 chromosome 1, mMonDom1.pri, whole genome shotgun sequence, the sequence ctttatttttgtcttggtatATTGAGTGTTTAGGCACAAATGGATAGAGATTGCACCTTTGACTTCATTGACAGAgaattttcagaagaggaaattttCTCTACCAGTGCAAGTTGGCACCATCTCAGCCACTGCTAGCCATAGGAAGTTGCTTCCTGAGAACTGAGAGATTAAAGAACTTGTTCAGAATTCCATAGCCAGTATGTATCAAAGGTGGGACTTGTACCCATTGGTTTCAAGGGCAATTCTATATACCAGGTTAATgcatgcttgttgaattgagttgaattctGTGATCTTTGTTCCCTTTCCACTATTGGACCCACAAAGACACAGTTTTCTAGGGGTAGCTTCAATCTGAAGACCACGGTGTATGTGGAAATTATTGAGATTTTCATACCACCTTACCCACAGTGAGCATTGCCTCCTCTAGGGACCCATGGGTCTCACTCTTAATGCTGTCTTCGATGCTCTTGTTGGCAATTTTCTGGTATTCATCAAACACTGTGGAAAGAATATTAGCTTGTCACAAGAATCTTTGAGGAAAAGAAGATTGCTATAGATGAATTTTCTGAACAAAAATATCACCATCCACTTCCTACCCAAGGATTCCTCTCTCCAAGCTATGAAATTAATTCTGGGAAAAGGCTTATAGAAGTATCAAAATTAAATCCCTTAGTTGTAAACTTTtattgaaaagaataataatgaagagaaatacaaaattcagcaaatttttctttcaattagtAAAATGTTTACCGGCTACTCATCACACATTCTTCTTCTTCAAGCATGCTGCATTTTTGGCCAATTGAACTACTTCTTCATGCATTTGACATGCTATCTCCAGTCTCAGGGTCTTTGTACAAGATGTCTACACTCACCCTTGGAATACACTCCATTTTTACCTCTGCTTCCTAAAATCCCAAGCTTCCTTCAGACCAAGTGCCATCTTCTACATGAGATCTTTCCTGACCTTCATCCCCTTCCCCAATAGCTATTAATATCCTTGTAACTCTCATCAACTGTGAATTTTCTTGGatgtttgtacatagttttcACTTCTACatgtacaatttttaaaaaaatctccatagACTGTAGGCACCTAGAACACAGCAATTGCTTACTGAATGGTTGTTGACTGATAGTTGGTTTCACTGATTCTTGTCTAAAGAACTTGACTCACTCAGTAATTGTTTAATTCATCTTACTATTTTAAGGTgaatatattaaacatatttgTTGCTgttagttatatctgactctccatgaccccatttgggcttttctgggcaaagatactagagtggtttgtcatttccttctccaactcattttacagatgaagaaactgaggcaaacagagttcagtgacttgtacaaagtcacatagctaagaagtatctgaagccagattttaattcatgaagatgaatcttcttgaatTTAAGCCCAGAGCTCTACCTTCTGCACCACCTAGTTGACCTGTCAAACATATtagtgattttcttttatttattgctttaaagtttagaagacattttcctcacaacacctaatagcacctcccttcctgggtggttgtgaggataaaatgaataaCATTTGTGAAGtgatttgaaaaccttaaagtatgtatagtaaatgctaaataattatgattatttttattatgattaacAGTCCAAATAGCTTACAAGACCTATCTGATCCTCTTCAAGATATACTAGCCCCATGAAGATGGCCAATTCCCTATCTATGCTCATTAGGCTATTACCCAAGGTTGAGTTTTATATCTCCTCCTAGAAGGACATGCTCCAAATTTCTTAGCATCTCTCTGTAATCCCTTGGTAACTTCACTGGATCTAGAAGAGTCCCTGTTTCTTACGGCACCAAAACACCAATCCCGGCTAACATAATAAGAGCTGGGAATTTTAGTTCCATTGTTCTAGGAATTCCAAGTGGGTAAAATAGTTCTAACCCATTCTCACATAGATAATGGCCAAATAAAAGGGACTGAATATATCAGTTCCCATTGCTTTAGGGTTGTCCTTTCCTGATGTGGTTAAGAGTCTGATTGAGATTCAAGATTTGAAATTTGGTCAGAGTCAAAGCAGATCTCACAGAAAATTCTATGAAGGCTTAGTTAGCATAGTCTTGGGCACAAAGaaagtgctgaataaatgtttattgattgactatgaGAGTGTGAAAACACTACAAAGGATGCTCTGTACCTCTCATCAAGTGTGTGGCACTCCGGGTGCAAAGGATGGTGATAAATTTCATCTCATCAGTACCCCGTATCTTTTCTCCAGCTGCATAGAGGTCCTAAtagtataaataatatttatttacaatatgtTTAAATCAGCTCTAACAATGTAACAAGAACAACACATATTTGTAAGAAAATCCAGAAActaaaagatggaaataatatgGTGGAGAGTATTTGAGTCAGGATCAATGGAAGGAGAAACCAAAGTGATTTTATTACAGTAGTAAGTGTTCTCCATGTGGTTCCACTGTgggagcttttaaaaaatgatcactgttgatctaggagagaaaagagagaagaagcaaGAAAGGTGATGGATAATGGATAATACGAGAATAACTTTGTAAAAATGGTGCCAAGTGTGCCAAAGCTCTGAGTGAACTGAGATGGGTAACAAATTCTAGGGACAATGAAGAGACTGTTTTAAACTGTTGGGAAGAATCAAAGAACTGCTGTTTGACTTGGATAGGACAGTGATAATGGATGACAGAAATAAGGCAGAATGATTCATCCTTTAatcttttcttcatcctttttcaTGAAAACCTCACTTCAGTGCCTCATGGTGTGGAGGTGATTCCTTGGTTCTCAAAAACTCTGCCATCAGAGTGTGAAATAGATAGTTTGTTGAGAAAAGCATTGGATTAGTCATCAGAAGATTCAGGTTCTAGTCCTGATTCTTTGACTAGGCAAGCCACTTCTCAAAaggcctcatctataaaatgagaagattagatttgatgacctctaatattccttcctcctttaataTTCTTTGCTTCTAAGGttctaattataataataaaaagtgtATTTATGTGAATTCTTTCAGGATGAGTctcatagaaatttaaaaatataatactaaaaGATTAGAGGTAGCCCGATGTAGTAGAGAACCAGCCTCTGACACAGACAAGTTATATGATGCGAGGCAAGTTATTAATGTCTTAGTGCTCTAAGCATCTGTCTAGCATTTAAGCTATAGACCAGGTTTGGATGGATgttcattggtagagggaatttcctgaATGGGAGTTTTTGATTAACAGTGAAATCACAAAGTGGTACAACCGGCAAATTAGAATGAGAACAAATCAGCTATCTGTCTTCAAAGAAGTCATGGCTTCATTTATTTCTCTGATAAGAAAGAGCTGGATTTCTCCCACTTTCTTTTCCAAAGAATATCCCCAACTCTTGTGGTTTAGATATGGGAATAGAATGATAGGAAATTTGCTCCTAATTCTGTGgcagaagagatctcaaatgtaGATATCAGGATGCTCATTTCAAAGTGTTAGGCTGGGCTTAGAGGGGTAGGCAAAAGAGGCAGTAACCTAGGACCCAACATGCTTGGGAAGGAATGAGACACTTTAGAATACTTATTTTTGTAAATGCCTATGTTTTGGATGCCAGAAAATTCTGCTCTCTGAGGCACATAAGTGTTTATTTTGTGATAGTTGGATGATGGTTCAAATCCTCCAGGGGACAATGACATATTGGGGAACAAATTTCAAACTTTTCTATTGggaatttcatttctttcttttccttcctctaggAATTCCAAATACACAACATCATTCTGACCCCTTCTCACAAAGAAAGGGGTTGAATGTGTCAGCTTCCATTTGTACTAGAGTATGGTTCTAACAAAGCTCTAATTATACAGGGCTTGGATAAGagatggtaggaaaatagaagaagatgatgatgatggtgtgtgtgtgtgtgtgtgtgtgtgtgtaaaaataaaagaataataaaaacatcAAGGAAGCTCTAAAATAAAGGGCCCAGAAGAAGACAGAAAGTGGTTGAGAGGGAAATATAGACAAGTGGTGTAGCTTTGGAACAAATGTGCCAAATGTACTTTAAAAATTTATGCTGTATAGAAGAGAGGCTTAAACTTTTGTGTATAATACCCTTTTAATGGTCTTTTTGTATATGGAAATCCTCATATTTGTTGGTGTTTGACAAGTTCAGaataattaaaaatgtatataataatttaaaagtttacCTGAGCATCCTGGACTGCCAAGCCTGGATCCACAAAACCACTTACATCATCCCTGCTGCCCTATGAGACAAACAATGTAACTCCATAAAGCAATGGAATATTCTCCCCAGATGAGACATGAAGTGTAGACTAAGCCTTAGAATTCTATTCTTTGCTGCTCAAGTAGGGACAAAATGAGTCTGAACTCTTGTTCTATTCccaaatttgttttttccctctgcaGACCCACAGGACCCAGGTCTCCAACTCAGGGTGATCTCTGGGAACTGAACTTGTAGAATCTAGCATGGTTGCCTTAGGGACCATTTGAAAAGTGAACCTATATTCAtagtaatacagtgatccaagacaatttcataGTTTTATCTGTCTCCAGAGAAGAACTGATGGGGTCTAAATGTAGACCAAAACATACTgtattcctcttcctcttcctcttcctcctcttcttcctcctcctcctcctccttctccttctccttctccttctccttttcctcctccttctccttctccttctccttctccttctctttctccttctccttctccttctccttctccttctccttctccttctccttctccttctccttctccttctccttctccttctccttctactcctcctcctcttcctcctcctcctcctcctcctcctcctcctccttctccttctccttctccttctccttctcctcctcctccttctccttctcctcctcctccttctccttctcctcctccttctcctccttctccttctccttctccttctcctccttctccttctccttctccttctccttctccttctccttctccttctccttctccttctccttctccttctccttctccttctccttctccttctccttctccttctcctcctcctcctcctccttctccttctcctccttctcctcctcctcctcctcctcctcctccttctccttctccttctccttctcctcctccttctcctccttctccttctccttctccttctccttctccttctccttctccttctccttctccttctccttctcttcctcctcctgctccttctccttctcctcctcctgctccttctccttctcctcctcctcctcctgctcctgctcctgctcctgctccttctccttctcctcctcctcctcctccttctcctcctccttcctcttcttcttccttctttcttcttttttcttcttctttcttcttgttcttctttctttctacttgttctttcttctttcttctgtttttattagttatttgagctctcttccacaaaatgaaagCCTCATGTGGAAAAACCGTTTCACATGATTACACATTTATATCATAATGTTTACTACCTTAGGGAGGAGGTAGGGatggatgggaaggagagaatttgaaactcaaaaaaaagttcctgtaaaaaaaattatcttattctTACTTGTAGAAGGCAGACCAGGATTCTCTCCAAGTAGCCACTGGTGTCTGATTTAATATCTTCTTCCAAGTTAGAACCGTATTCTACAAGGCAGAAATTTAGGAAAGTTAATAATATTCaagtttatataacattttaaaggcaTAAATGCACTTTTCCTATGATAGAACAATCCtgtgtgtttattatttttttatttattaaattagatGTACTTAGAGAAAATAGCAGATTTAGATTGAGTAGATCCTGaggtatcatagatttagagctagaagggatcataGAAGCCATCAAATCTAccctattcattttacagatgaggaaactgagacttttgATAAATTGGAATAAGTGATAGAGCTAGTTTAAGTTTTAAGCTGGATTCCTTCAATTCAGAGTAGAATCCTAAAGGGATGATGGGAAAGAATTTTCCAAAGGGGGCTTGGGAAAGGTCAGTTAACCAATGATCACTCTTTGGACAGACCTGGCTAAGGAAGGGTGTCTAAGGAGCTTGCTCTGAGCGATATGGAAGATTTAGAGAGAAGATAACTTGAAACATCTTGATCCAGTTTGTTGTGCAGTCCCTCTGGAATTTCCACCAGGGGCCAGTATAGAGCAAAAGGCTGGAGTGAATCTGTGAAGGAGTTGACAAGCTGAAGAGAAGCAGATTGTGGATTTCTGATTTAAGGAGATTAATAATTAGTTTAGGATAGTAAGTTAGATATTATATGTTTTAGATAGAATGTGGAGTTAAGGCAGGTTTGAGAAATCAAGCAATGAAGAAGTCTCTTACGAGACAGATTGGGGGGGAGATCTGGGGCTTAGCTAGTATTTATTTGATATAGGGAAATACATCTCTTAACCTTTCAATTCAATATCtacatttccttttcctatccCTGTTTCTTtacaatttaatataaataaataagttttttgTATAACTGATCCCCAGCCAATTCAGCTCAACTGACAAGTTCAACCATCAATTAATTCCCAACAACTCTCTATCAATAGACCATCAATAGCTATCAATTAATAACAGATCAAATTCCCTAcaaaaatgacttgtctagggtcccacagctagtaaatgtctgagacaacATTGAAAAATCTAGTCATGTTAAAGATAAGGAGACTGAAACCTAGAGGGGTTAATAGCCTTATTTAATAACACAGAGTTAACAGATTAAAGAGTCAGgaattgaatccaggtcctctgcctCTAAATCCAAGGAGGCTATGTTGTTGAATGTATCCTACTGCTCATTACAACATTGGAGAGCAGCAAAATCTTCCTGGTCACATACAAAGAGACTTCAATATGGATTCAGAAACACATTTTTTTATCATATCCAGATGCAGAATCCATTAGTTTCTCTATAAATATGATTTTGGGCCAATCACATGCTGCCCTAAACTTCAGtctcttaatctgtaaaatgagagactaGAGGACctgtgaggtcccttctagccctagTTCTACAATTCTGTAACTGTTCAGTTTATTCACTGATGTTATCTATATCTCAAACATATACCACACATACTAAGCCTCTGCAAAGTTCCTAGGATTCCTAGGACTGAAAGGTCACTGTAGCTACCTCATTTTTTGGAGATGCTTTTAGATGACTTTTAGAATATCAGACAGGGTCTTCTTGCAGTCATATATGTCCTCATGTCCCCAAAGAATCCTATAGTTTGACAATGGATGGCTCTTCCATCTCTTTATATCTTTTCCTCCATTGCCACTAAGCCTTCTAATTGGCAAATTACCTTCAGTAAATGCCATGTGAAACCTTTACATGGGATGCTAAGGGCATAGCCACACACATTCTTACCTTCCTCGTAAGCTCTCATGATTTCCCTAAGGTGGGATTTGGTCCGAGATGCCAAGATCTCAATGATGACACCCTCTTTGGTTCCTATACcctgggaagagaaaggaataagagtAACTTGTAACAACTGGAAAACATGGCGGCCTTTAGTCAGATTGTGAGGATGATGTAAGAGACAGGTTCCTGGAGGGCCTTTGGCAGAGTGTTGTGTATAAGTACATTTCAATTAATCAGATTTTTGAGggtgtattttaaaatttaatgtgttGTTTCAATCTGGCAAATTTGAGTGTGTTCTTTTGCTTTAAATGCCTGCCACAATGTGGCTAATGCTCTAATGGGTGTTGTTTGAAGACAACAGACAGTCAATCCTGCCATGTCATGGCAAACATTTGTTAACTGCCTGCCATGAAATGGGCAGAAGGTTAAACCCTCTTCCTTGTCGAGAGCTGAAGCCCAAGGCGATGTCTGGATGGGCAGTGTTTCTGCTGGGACTTGTCAGCACTTTCCCATTGCTTCAGTTACCTTCATGGCATCATGTAATTCCTTAGCTTCATATTTGTATGGTGGGTACATGAGGGCAATGATGAGTCTCTCAAACTTGCCGCTCAGTTCAGATTTCAAGGTCTCAGTCAGATCCTAGTGAAAAGATAAAAGTAGAGTAAAAGGATGCTACTGGGGCAtgaaggtggtacagtggttagagcactggacccggagtcaggaagattccttttcCAATCTCAGACAGTTAGTAGCTGCGTGACCctcaacaagtcactttaccctgtttgcctcagtttcctcatttataaaatgaattgaaggaggaaatggcaaactggtCCAGtataattgccaagaaaatcccaaatggggtcataaagagtcagacatgagtgaaaaacaactcaacaagaaGACTCTGCCTAAGAGAAAACTTGGCTCATAAATTTCCTTGTCATTGCTAATTTTTAGACAAGAAACCATAAGGACCTTGTGAGCTcatcccctttcttctttcttctcagaACCATATTCCCCAGATGCCTCTTCAGCACAAGTGTTCTAGCAGGGGGAACACTGAACCATAgggattatttttgttgttcagtcatttcagtcatgtctgaatctttgtgactccttttgggggttttcttggcaaagatactgaagtggtttgccatttccttctccagctcattttacagaagaggaaactgaggcaaatagggtaaagtgacttgcccagggtcacacagctaataagtatctgaggtcacatttgaactcaggtcttcctaactctagagctggcactcaatccattgtaccatctagctactTATAGGGATCACTAATACTAGTCAAGTGGAAGGGGATGGAGCACCATTTTATATCCGATTTTGTTAGCTAGTGGTGGCACTCAAGTTTTACCAGCTTTTGACTCTTCTCCAGTCCTTCTGAGTGCTTCTATGACCTCCTATCCTCTGGTATTATTTTTTCACCCAACAAATGTGAGTCAACCTTTTCCCCTTAGGGACCATTAGCAGTGGATATTCTTGGATCACCCCATAGTTCTTGCCCCAGAAGGAACTTGAGTCTATAGCAATGTAGGGAGGGAaccaaggaggggaggagggatgaATGCGTGTAGAGGGAAGTAGAATCCGGCCACCAGGACTTTTTGCAACAGGCAATATATTCCTCAGGACACTCACTCGAGGGCAGATATTTAGAAAGAGATAGCCAGGTCAAGCAAAGGATagactagatctggagtcaggaagacctgctcTTGAGTCttgtctcaaatatttactagctaaatggccatgggcaagtcaattaatttttcctagtatcagtttcttcatttgtaaaatgggaacaataagaGTACCTACCTAACAacattattgtgaggatcaaacataTATGAAATGATTGTACCTTTAGAATCTATGTCAGATTGCTTACTATATTAGGGATGtgaatggaagggagagaatttagaattcaagaTTTAAGATAAGAGTGtcaaaaatgtttttccttatatttggagaaaaatataatattattgaaaAGCATATAAAAAGTGCCTTGCaaaacttagaaaaaaccattactttgtcatagaatcaatactatgtattagttccaaggcagaagagtggccagggctaggtgactggggttaagtgatttgctcagggtcacacaactaggaagtatccagggtcggatttgaacccaggatctctgtgTCTTcaggtttggtgctctatccactgagcaacctagctattAAGGTTGCAAAACTTAAAACTATAttaatgtgagttattattagtTGTACAGGACCCTTGGGATACTCTGGGAAAGGAGAGTCTTATTTCTATTTGGTGAAATAGCCAGTCATAGGAATGGCTAACGTCATACACTGCCTGCTGCTCTGAGGTTCACCAGTAAGGGCAACTTCCCTTTGAGACAGACAATGAGAAAGTGGATTTCCAATTGAGCATCTATTTTCTTCAGGTCTGAGATAGGCTGACATCATATACACTAATTTTTGGTCTAGGAAACATATCTGTAATTATCGACTTAGTGGGATACTGATTGGTTCAGTAATTTTCCTAGGATTACATTTCAAGCCTActtagagatgggatttgaatccaggtccaccCATCTCTAAGGCAGGACCTCTATGCCTTATATTAAAGATATGAAAGGTACGGGGCTACCTTTGGCCATTAGCAGAGCCCAGGACTATGTACTTTCTAAGAACATTCCTTAAGATAAAAAGAGACTGTGCATTATCCAGATATGTTACTGCTGTTGTTGTCATGCTGACTCCTCGATTATTTTGTGTGTTCTTGCTAAAGTCaaaggagtgatttgccatttctttctccagttcatttacagatgaggaaactgagacatatagggctaagtgatttggccagggtcatacacccagtaagtatctgaggctggatttgaacttaggtcttcctggccccatatccactatgccacctcatTGCTCCTATTATCCAGATATTGCAACATTCTTTCTGAGATTTCTGTCTTAATTTCTCCACCAATCATAATGATAGTTTGTATTTATATAACCCTTTAAGATTTGCAACACTCTTCACATTATAATAACAACAGTTCTAGTAGCTAgtatttctataatgctttaagatttacaaagagctttacacatattatctcacttgattcttccAACAACCCTGGGGGTTTGgcaatattattatccccattttacagataagaaaaagggATTAAGTAAgctacccagtgtcacacagctcgTAAAAGGGTCTGAAGTTGTATCtggactcaggttttcctgaattcaagaTCAGAGCTAGTAAAGCAGTTATTATTTCCATGTAATAGTCTAGAAAGTGGAGGTTGTGCCCACAGCTGTGAAGTTGGCTCCTCTTGTTCTTATGTAGAGCTGTGCTACCAAGTGCTTGACCaggtaaataataacaataacattaattccatagcactttaaggtttgcaaatattacctaatttgatcctcataacaatcctgggaagcagatgctataatccccattttatagattaggaaactgaattggactgagattaaatgacttgcctagggtcacacaagtagtgtctaaggccatatttgaactcaggtattcctgaatTCAGGGGGGTCAGGGCTGATAACACTATTAGGATTATTCCTGTCTTATAAATGAGTCCtggagaggttgtgacttgtccagagtcacagaaagTGGCCAAACCAGAATTCACACCCACATGCTCTGACTTCAGTCCAATAATCTTTCCATTGTgacatgtttttttcctcccattGTTTACTTCTACTTGGTCAGAGCTCCCACATACTATTAACTCTAGGCAacaagccctgggttcaaatttgactacagacacttcttagcagggtgaccctgggcaagtcacttaacccccattgtctaacccttagtTCTCTGCTGCCTTGGGATCAATTGATTCCAAGttagaaaacaagcatttaaaaaatactatttgaattcaggtctttctggctaTCAAATACTGCCCCAGCATTGCCTTCTTGCTCTGGCAAGAGAAGGGAGATTTACCGGTCAGTGACTGCTCAGCCATGGGCTGCTCTTTCCTTACCTTTCCATACTGAGCCTTGAATGCTTTGGCGATCTGTTGCCGCTGGGCATTGCTCCTCTTGGTGAGGACATCGATGATGGCCTGCTCATTGGTTCCTGCCCACAGAATGAAGCAACAGATATTTAGAAGAAGAACCTCTTGTGTTGATGCCAGGCCAAGCAGTCGAATAACTCATGCCATATTGCCTGAGTGTTTGCAAACATCCATATCCTTGCAGTCTTCTCAACA encodes:
- the LOC100018685 gene encoding annexin A8, encoding MAWWKAWVEQESISVKGIPNFNPEPDAETLYKAMKGIGTNEQAIIDVLTKRSNAQRQQIAKAFKAQYGKDLTETLKSELSGKFERLIIALMYPPYKYEAKELHDAMKGIGTKEGVIIEILASRTKSHLREIMRAYEEEYGSNLEEDIKSDTSGYLERILVCLLQGSRDDVSGFVDPGLAVQDAQDLYAAGEKIRGTDEMKFITILCTRSATHLMRVFDEYQKIANKSIEDSIKSETHGSLEEAMLTVVKCTRNIHSYFAERLYYSMKGLGTRDGTLIRNIVSRSEIDLNQIKCEFKKLYGKSLSSMIMGDTSGDYKTALLNLVGSDS